One Anopheles marshallii chromosome 3, idAnoMarsDA_429_01, whole genome shotgun sequence genomic region harbors:
- the LOC128713003 gene encoding protein spaetzle 5, translated as MSSSPMLQYTPLLMLLLLNQFSPIHGSPSPFPHPTLAPQKPVCGSYGRNPCAFVPAPPGMTPRCASPGSTFCESNPDYPSYLIKHLMETLGYQRIIANEEMVDFGANKPLEEEEHLHHHYHHFYGSFSPMDSSKASNKPSPGGYNYLTPTQQVLGTVNYSEKRPAPVPQPIYIPKPQHSYQYNSYARAPMYNRHGGGTSGQGYFYLPPGSGTGSTSPVTQYSPADWLKRFARDLSDKHTRAARLAALRRVDESIDLFDTEPAPFRRPAVLNETVYERLLVKNNRPKRETELGKETLCSVRERYITPQTALNTKGNWMFVVNQENSRQLVKTEVCASSECSNLCSFPVGYSSRCEQRYVQKRLVTLDPTGRTLYVDTYWFPSCCVCSLYSGNRV; from the exons atgaGTTCTTCTCCCATGCTGCAGTACACACCGCTGTTGATG CTATTGCTTTTGAATCAATTTTCACCAATACATGGAAGTCCCTCTCCATTCCCTCACCCAACACTCGCTCCTCAGAAGCCTGTATGTGGTTCCTATGGACGGAACCCGTGTGCGTTTGTTCCCGCCCCACCCGGGATGACTCCCAGGTGTGCCTCACCTGGCTCGACGTTTTGTGAATCCAACCCGGACTATCCTTC GTATCTTATTAAGCATCTGATGGAAACACTAGGCTACCAGCGAATCATTGCCAACGAGGAGATGGTTGACTTCGGTGCGAACAAGCCGCTGGAAGAGGAGgaacatcttcatcatcattatcatcacttTTACGGCTCGTTTAGTCCGATGGATTCGTCCAAAGCATCCAATAAGCCTTCGCCTGGTGGCTATAACTATCTCACACCAACACAGCAAGTGCTTGGTACGGTTAACTACTCGGAAAAGCGTCCAGCACCGGTCCCGCAACCGATCTACATCCCAAAGCCCCAACACTCTTACCAGTACAACTCGTACGCTCGTGCCCCAATGTACAACCGGCACGGAGGTGGTACTTCCGGCCAGGGATACTTTTACCTACCGCCGGGTTCCGGTACCGGGTCCACCTCCCCGGTCACTCAATACAGTCCGGCCGATTGGTTGAAACGCTTCGCCCGGGACTTGTCGGATAAACACACCCGGGCGGCACGTTTGGCAGCGTTACGACGAGTCGACGAATCAATCGACCTTTTCGACACAGAACCGGCCCCATTTCGTCGGCCTGCGGTGCTGAATGAAACGGTTTACGAGCGGCTGTTGGTGAAAAATAATCGTCCCAAACGGGAGACCGAACTGGGCAAGGAAACGCTGTGCAGCGTGCGAGAAAGATACATTACACCGCAGACGGCACTGAACACCAAGG GCAATTGGATGTTTGTGGTAAATCAGGAGAATTCGAGGCAGCTCGTCAAGACCGAAGTTTGTGC GTCATCGGAATGCTCCAACCTGTGCAGCTTTCCCGTAGGGTATAGTTCCCGGTGCGAGCAGCGATACGTCCAGAAGCGGCTGGTGACGTTGGATCCGACCGGCCGGACACTGTACGTGGACACCTACTGGTTCCCGAGCTGCTGCGTGTGTTCGCTGTATTCGGGCAATCGCGTCTAG